In Pyrus communis chromosome 8, drPyrComm1.1, whole genome shotgun sequence, one genomic interval encodes:
- the LOC137742127 gene encoding poly(A)-specific ribonuclease PARN-like isoform X2, whose protein sequence is MPMVKIADTLFAERMKNTFTERRDGLLNLRSSNGGFQFQLNSNDSQQLQTIFFKMRPALSLKGFTSHQLRLIQMVIRKHFQDLSYVQVNGEKSCQQQLVVRTDSKDDRDLLLKEVKDEHRREAEVKVQAAVGFRHVIDLLSSEQKLIVGHNCFLDLAHIYNKFLGPLPSTAEEFVSAVNKYFPHIIDTKVLLNTDNVLQQRMKKSRTSLSSAFALLCPEIALGKKSTDPEVQLCVKVEVQVDDLRSSNWNSGAKHEAGYDAFMTGCVFAQTCSHLGIDFQACLSSEKFPHIEKLQKQINLLYLSWSNGDIIDLTTGKKKAMSSGYNNHKKRYAQITFENIALIWGFPSKLKARDIRECITKVFGPTSVTSVYHLDETAVFIQFSKEKFVSEFLALKETLERSDGPVSVLHPLTGLLEGGSTRAANYETYKEICSSASAKVLFADQAEAVGIKWKTKLVESKEASETLKREIFDEKSDVNPTSKSEKLRSNTDNAQDDPLRGRLSHYKIIDTLITSEGDRIRTN, encoded by the exons AGTAGTAATGGAGGATTCCAATTTCAGCTAAACTCAAATGATTCCCAACAGTTACAAACCATTTTCTTCAAGATGCGTCCAGCTCTTAGTCTGAAGGGATTCACTTCTCATCAGCTTAGGTTGATTCAAATG GTCATTAGAAAGCAtttccaagatctttcatatGTTCAGGTAAATGGTGAAAAGTCGTGTCAACAGCAACTAGTTGTGCGGACAGATTCCAAGGATGACAGGGATTTGCTTCTG AAAGAGGTTAAGGACGAACATCGTAGGGAAGCAGAGGTGAAAGTTCAAGCTGCAGTTGGGTTTCGTCATGTTATTGACCTTCTTTCCTCAGAACAAAAGttgattgttggtcacaattgcTTTCTTG ATCTTGCCCATATATACAACAAATTCTTGGGACCTCTACCTTCGACTGCTGAAGAATTTGTCTCTGCTGTTAACAAGTATTTTCCACACATCATTGACACCAAAGTACTGTTGAATACAGATAATGTGCTCCAACAACGGATGAAGAAGTCTAGAACATCACTTTCGTCAGCATTTGCTTTGTTATGTCCGGAAATTGCTCTTGGGAAGAAAAGCACTGATCCAGAAGTCCAATTGTGTGTCAAAGTTGAAGTTCAGGTGGATGATTTGAG GTCCTCCAACTGGAATTCTGGAGCCAAACATGAAGCGGGTTATGATGCTTTTATGACAGGCTGTGTCTTTGCTCAGACATGCAGTCATCTCGGGATTGATTTTCAGGCTTGTTTGTCATCTGAAAAGTTTCCCCACATTGAGAAGCTCCAGAAGCAGATCAACCTTTTATACCTCAGTTGGAGTAATGGAGACATTATTGATTTAACCACCGGTAAGAAGAAAGCAATGTCTTCGGGGTATAATAATCACAAAAAGAGGTACGCTCAGATTACGTTTGAGAACATTGCTTTAATCTGGGGATTCCCATCAAAACTCAAGGCACGAGATATAAGGGAGTGCATCACAAAAGTCTTTGGCCCGACCTCTGTCACGTCTGTCTACCACTTGGATGAAACTGCAGTATTCATTCAGTTTAGCAAGGAAAAATTTGTCTCTGAATTTCTGGCGTTGAAGGAAACATTAGAGAGAAGTGATGGTCCAGTCTCGGTTTTGCATCCCCTCACGGGACTTTTGGAAGGTGGAAGCACCCGAGCTGCTAATTATGAAACTTACAAAGAAATCTGCAGTTCAGCTAGCGCAAAAGTCTTGTTTGCAGATCAGGCTGAGGCAGTTGGTATTAAATGGAAAACTAAATTGGTTGAATCTAAGGAAGCATCAGAGACCCTAAAACGAGAGATCTTCGATGAGAAAAGTGATGTGAATCCTACTTCGAAGTCCGAAAAACTGAGAAGTAACACAGATAATGCGCAAGATGATCCGTTGCGTGGGCGACTCTCACATTATAAGATCATAGACACTTTAATTACTTCTGAAGGTGATCGAATCAGAACTAATTAG